The Microbacterium sp. KUDC0406 genome includes a window with the following:
- a CDS encoding aminodeoxychorismate lyase — MVTRFALMIVPADADEERADYSDSFRTVDASAPALSVGELSTQRGDGVFESIGVVDGHPQEVEAHVQRLAHSAALCELPAPNLEQWRQAVAVAAAECPRGESVIKLILSRGIEHGPTPTAWATAAKAGDFTVPRTEGIRVVTLDRGYDIGAAERAPWLLLGAKTLSYAVNMAAIREAHRRGANDAVFLSSDGFVLEAPTASLILRFGDRFVTPAPSAGILHGTTQLSVYEHLTERGFDAEYAQIPASDLATADAAWLVSSVRLAAPIISIDDRELPIDPLTAEINAFLLRPR, encoded by the coding sequence ATGGTCACCCGCTTCGCCCTCATGATCGTGCCCGCCGATGCCGACGAGGAGCGCGCGGACTACTCCGACTCGTTCCGCACGGTGGATGCCTCCGCCCCCGCTCTCAGCGTCGGCGAGCTCAGCACGCAGCGCGGCGACGGCGTCTTCGAGTCGATCGGCGTCGTCGACGGCCACCCTCAGGAGGTCGAGGCCCACGTGCAGCGCCTGGCGCACTCCGCCGCACTGTGCGAGCTGCCCGCCCCGAACCTCGAGCAGTGGCGGCAGGCGGTCGCGGTCGCCGCGGCCGAGTGCCCCCGGGGAGAGTCCGTGATCAAGCTCATCCTCAGCCGCGGCATCGAGCACGGTCCCACGCCGACGGCGTGGGCCACGGCGGCGAAGGCAGGCGACTTCACCGTGCCGCGCACCGAGGGCATCCGCGTCGTCACTCTCGACCGCGGTTACGACATCGGAGCCGCCGAGCGGGCGCCCTGGCTGCTGCTGGGCGCGAAGACGCTGTCGTATGCGGTGAACATGGCCGCGATCCGCGAGGCGCACCGCCGCGGCGCGAACGATGCGGTGTTCCTCAGCTCGGACGGGTTCGTGCTGGAGGCCCCGACAGCCTCGCTCATCCTGCGGTTCGGCGACCGGTTCGTCACACCGGCGCCGTCCGCCGGCATCCTGCACGGCACCACCCAGCTGAGCGTCTACGAGCACCTCACCGAGCGCGGGTTCGACGCCGAGTATGCGCAGATCCCGGCATCCGATCTCGCGACGGCGGATGCCGCATGGCTGGTGTCCAGCGTGCGCCTGGCCGCGCCGATCATCTCGATCGACGATCGCGAGCTGCCGATCGACCCGCTGACCGCCGAGATCAACGCCTTCCTGCTCAGGCCGCGCTGA